In one window of Fibrobacter sp. UWH6 DNA:
- the pelA gene encoding pectate lyase, which yields MKNWVLKFIGFAGIAAGVTSAFGATYEPPSTAVSKMNSYRGYSELTTAAKGMDIDQYAYNMTTWQIDNGGFYKAMADKYKSAYTGGEKSGWRSATGGDVGTIDNDATVQEMRLLAVRYKETTNSNYKNTFKSSFNKAVNFLLTMQRKSGGLPQVWPKRNDYSDHITLNDNAMIRAMVTMMDIANGVAPFDSDIIDDATRSKMQGALEKAIDYLLKAQIINNGTPTVWCAQHDTANYAPRPARAYELESKSGSESAGVVWFLMNWPDQTEAIQKSITSAINWYKKTKVTGLYFNKKQGVFEERAGNVLWYRFYEVNNDNYFFCDRGGASTKTQNFMAISEERRKGYQWAGEYGTALISTEKAYLEAIEKMNGTYVPPPPPVAMCGDDSCKTVVDGVNFIDIDGVKETTNAGFVGEGYANVTNAIGSYVTYGVTATKAGTYTLYIRYANGGSAARDYQLSIGDNILVESGSMESTSAWTTYKTIPIEVELPVGYSEIKFTSLGKDGMANIDVIGWMSDDLKPGMVQISEEEPDEDDDSDEEEEMAINNTLLLNVKSASYNIQILDVKGNLIKNYTSETRDLNMQGMKAGAYLVKVSQKGKVLMNSMVRVNK from the coding sequence ATGAAGAATTGGGTTTTGAAGTTTATCGGATTTGCAGGCATTGCAGCAGGCGTTACCAGCGCATTTGGCGCCACGTACGAGCCGCCGTCAACTGCCGTGAGCAAGATGAATAGCTACCGTGGCTATTCTGAATTGACCACCGCCGCCAAGGGCATGGATATTGACCAGTACGCCTATAACATGACCACCTGGCAAATCGACAACGGCGGTTTCTACAAAGCTATGGCCGACAAGTACAAGAGTGCCTACACCGGCGGTGAAAAATCCGGTTGGCGTTCTGCAACCGGCGGCGACGTGGGCACCATCGATAACGACGCTACAGTCCAGGAAATGCGCTTGTTGGCTGTACGTTACAAGGAAACCACCAACAGCAATTACAAGAACACATTCAAGTCCAGCTTTAACAAAGCCGTCAACTTCCTGCTGACTATGCAGCGCAAGAGCGGTGGTCTGCCTCAGGTTTGGCCCAAGCGCAACGACTATAGCGACCATATTACCCTGAATGACAACGCCATGATTCGCGCCATGGTGACCATGATGGACATCGCCAACGGCGTTGCTCCTTTCGATTCCGATATTATCGATGACGCCACCCGCAGCAAGATGCAAGGCGCTCTGGAAAAAGCCATCGACTACTTGCTGAAAGCCCAGATCATAAATAATGGCACGCCCACCGTCTGGTGCGCCCAGCATGACACCGCCAATTACGCCCCTCGCCCCGCCCGCGCTTACGAACTGGAAAGCAAGTCCGGCAGCGAATCTGCAGGCGTTGTATGGTTCCTGATGAACTGGCCCGACCAGACAGAAGCCATCCAGAAGTCTATTACCAGCGCCATTAACTGGTACAAGAAAACCAAGGTCACAGGACTTTACTTCAACAAGAAGCAGGGCGTTTTTGAAGAACGAGCCGGCAACGTCCTTTGGTATCGTTTCTACGAAGTGAATAATGACAACTACTTCTTCTGCGACCGCGGTGGTGCCAGCACCAAGACCCAGAACTTTATGGCAATTAGCGAAGAACGCCGCAAGGGTTACCAATGGGCCGGCGAATACGGCACCGCATTAATCAGCACCGAGAAGGCATACCTGGAAGCCATCGAAAAGATGAACGGCACCTATGTTCCGCCTCCCCCTCCCGTAGCCATGTGCGGTGACGATTCCTGCAAGACTGTTGTTGACGGTGTTAACTTCATCGACATCGATGGCGTTAAGGAAACAACCAATGCAGGTTTCGTAGGAGAAGGATACGCCAACGTTACAAACGCCATCGGAAGCTACGTGACCTACGGCGTTACCGCCACCAAGGCAGGCACATACACCCTATACATCCGCTACGCCAACGGCGGCTCCGCAGCAAGAGACTACCAACTTTCCATCGGCGACAATATTCTGGTAGAAAGCGGATCCATGGAAAGTACCAGCGCATGGACCACCTACAAGACCATTCCTATCGAAGTGGAATTGCCCGTGGGCTACAGTGAAATCAAGTTCACCAGCCTTGGCAAGGATGGCATGGCCAATATCGATGTGATCGGCTGGATGAGCGACGATCTAAAGCCCGGCATGGTACAAATTTCTGAAGAAGAACCTGACGAAGATGACGATAGCGATGAGGAGGAAGAAATGGCCATCAATAACACATTATTGCTGAACGTTAAATCTGCTTCTTACAACATCCAGATTCTCGATGTTAAGGGCAACCTTATCAAGAACTACACTAGCGAAACTCGCGACCTGAACATGCAGGGAATGAAGGCTGGAGCCTACCTGGTAAAAGTTTCCCAAAAGGGAAAGGTCCTGATGAACTCCATGGTACGAGTAAACAAGTAA
- a CDS encoding pectinesterase family protein, giving the protein MKRNFTFIIAPLCLGLASTAMAVEKRKFDFVVGVDGDFKAAMAAASAASPSESKRFVIFFPDGEYDLTKVTADRHGKTTFSTSFVSLIGQTRDKAIIANKTDTESIGHTATLYLSGNKGMYLQDLTIQNKSTYCGSSACRQVTIQQNSGDKNIFKNVKLVSGQDTYYTNKGRTYWEDGEIQGTVDFICGNGDVFFEGTNLVMTRNGGYITAAQTSTEWGYVFNNAKINVSNGSYNGTFYLGRSWNHAKVAFLNTTMYAQPTAEGWGADMNSAPTVFGEYNSKNGNGGAIDVSRRKTYFNGGKDASSAKSLKTVWSASDAANYTLKNVMGGSDNWEPNKLTVQMAAPKISQEGNEIVWDDNENARCWAIFVNGQFKTSVASNSFDLEGVSVGSKVTVRAANSMGGLGATSNEVSVVESNATYYKVSLNNSIGGTIESSLSGNKVAEGKKATFTAKPIEGWTFEGWTGASATSASNPLEITATGDIELGATFAAKGVDTFQAESGVIENGVNESTNAGFAGTGYVNFGAGNSYVNVPVYVEAAGTYKMEMYYANGSSADRDLIIKAADPAEAQQVTFEKTADWKTYPSKEIEIELPRGASYIQFAVVGNNDGPNLDQIVLTPLKVETITEEDPEDPNGGETPADTTLGIANHQMNLVNGTFNVQLYNIQGKFIRNMNVSDIHELSKFVSGMPAGNYLVRIVAPGYKKLQVIRVQ; this is encoded by the coding sequence ATGAAAAGAAATTTCACCTTTATTATCGCGCCGTTGTGTCTGGGGCTTGCCTCTACAGCCATGGCAGTGGAAAAAAGAAAGTTTGATTTCGTTGTGGGCGTTGATGGAGACTTCAAGGCCGCCATGGCCGCAGCCAGCGCCGCCTCCCCCAGCGAATCAAAACGCTTTGTCATATTCTTCCCTGATGGTGAATACGACTTGACAAAAGTGACGGCAGACCGTCACGGAAAAACCACATTCTCCACCTCATTCGTTTCGCTGATTGGCCAGACCCGCGACAAGGCAATTATTGCCAACAAGACCGATACCGAAAGCATCGGCCACACAGCCACCTTGTACCTCTCCGGAAACAAGGGCATGTACCTGCAGGATCTGACCATCCAGAACAAGAGCACCTATTGCGGATCCTCTGCATGCCGCCAGGTGACTATCCAGCAGAATTCCGGCGACAAGAATATTTTCAAGAACGTCAAGCTGGTCAGTGGGCAGGACACCTATTATACCAACAAGGGCCGAACCTACTGGGAAGATGGTGAAATCCAGGGTACCGTAGACTTCATTTGCGGTAATGGAGACGTCTTTTTCGAAGGAACGAATCTTGTAATGACTCGCAATGGCGGGTACATTACAGCCGCACAGACCTCTACCGAATGGGGCTACGTTTTCAACAACGCAAAGATTAACGTTTCCAATGGCAGCTATAACGGCACCTTCTATCTGGGACGTTCCTGGAACCACGCCAAGGTGGCCTTCCTGAACACCACCATGTACGCCCAGCCTACAGCAGAAGGTTGGGGTGCCGACATGAATTCTGCCCCCACCGTTTTCGGTGAATACAACAGCAAGAACGGCAACGGCGGAGCCATTGACGTGAGCCGCCGCAAGACTTACTTCAACGGCGGCAAGGATGCCTCCTCTGCCAAGTCCCTGAAAACAGTTTGGTCTGCCAGTGATGCCGCAAATTACACCTTGAAAAACGTCATGGGCGGTTCCGATAATTGGGAACCCAACAAGTTGACCGTTCAAATGGCTGCCCCAAAAATTTCCCAGGAAGGAAATGAAATTGTCTGGGACGACAACGAAAACGCTCGCTGCTGGGCCATATTCGTAAACGGACAATTCAAGACTAGCGTCGCCTCCAACAGTTTTGATCTTGAGGGAGTTTCTGTAGGATCAAAAGTTACCGTTCGTGCAGCCAACTCCATGGGCGGTCTCGGCGCCACCTCCAACGAAGTTTCCGTTGTAGAAAGCAATGCCACTTACTACAAGGTCTCCCTGAATAACAGCATCGGTGGAACCATCGAAAGTTCCCTCAGCGGTAACAAGGTTGCAGAAGGCAAAAAGGCAACATTCACCGCCAAGCCCATCGAAGGTTGGACTTTTGAAGGCTGGACCGGAGCTTCCGCCACTTCTGCCAGCAACCCCCTCGAGATTACCGCCACCGGCGATATTGAACTCGGCGCCACTTTTGCAGCAAAGGGCGTAGACACATTCCAGGCCGAAAGTGGCGTTATCGAAAATGGCGTCAACGAAAGCACCAATGCAGGCTTTGCTGGTACAGGCTATGTCAACTTCGGCGCAGGCAATTCCTACGTGAACGTTCCTGTTTATGTGGAAGCTGCCGGAACCTACAAGATGGAGATGTATTACGCCAACGGAAGTTCCGCAGACCGTGATTTAATTATCAAGGCAGCAGATCCTGCCGAGGCCCAGCAGGTCACTTTCGAAAAGACCGCAGACTGGAAAACCTACCCGTCCAAGGAAATCGAAATTGAACTGCCCCGCGGAGCAAGCTACATCCAGTTTGCTGTAGTAGGAAACAATGACGGCCCGAACCTGGATCAGATTGTGCTGACGCCTCTGAAGGTAGAAACCATCACGGAAGAAGATCCAGAGGATCCTAACGGCGGCGAAACACCTGCGGATACAACCCTCGGCATAGCAAACCACCAGATGAATCTGGTTAACGGAACGTTTAACGTCCAGCTGTACAACATTCAAGGAAAGTTTATTCGCAATATGAACGTTTCCGACATTCATGAACTTTCTAAATTCGTGTCTGGTATGCCGGCTGGCAATTATCTGGTACGCATTGTAGCGCCCGGTTATAAGAAACTGCAAGTTATCCGTGTGCAGTGA
- a CDS encoding NADP-dependent isocitrate dehydrogenase, which translates to MNPKIYYTITDESPFLATQSLLPIVSAFAKTANIDVETKNISLAGRILAAFGKAEDDLAFLGKLSLDASANIIKLPNISASVPQLKAAIAELKANGYDLPDYPDAPATEEEKEIRAKYDKVKGSAVNPVLRQGNSDRRAPKAVKNYAKKNPHKMGAWTADSKTHVSYMTADDFYGNEKSVTIADADTFKIEFVAADGSVTELRAAKPTLAGEILDATVLRMAALEKFVADQMADAKAKGVLFSVHLKATMMKVSDPVMFGAFVRVFFKDVFTKYADLFKELGIDANNGLGDLYKRLEGNAKEAEVKAAIDAALANGPALAMVDSDKGITNLHVPSDVIIDASMPAMIRNSGMMWNKEGKLQEVKACIPDRCYAGIYEATVDFHKKNGAFDPTTMGSTSNVGLMAQGAEEYGSHDKTFIAKGKGVIRAVNSKGEVLLSQDVEAGDIFRMCQAKDAPIKDWVKLAVNRARVSNTPAIFWLDPQRAHDREIQKKVEVYLKDYDLSGLDIKIMDPKSAVTESLTRAKAGLDTISVTGNVMRDYLTDLFPILELGTSAKMYSIVPLMAGGGLFETGAGGSAPKQVQQFLAENYLRWDSLGEYFALVPSFEQIASTTGNKKAKVLADTLDEANGRILENNRTPARKLGDLDNRGSHFYLAMYWAEALAAQTADAELAAKFAPVAAALTAGEKDIVAAYAAEQGKPADIGGYYLPKAELLKKWMRPVEQFNKVIDAI; encoded by the coding sequence ATGAATCCTAAGATCTATTACACCATTACCGACGAGTCTCCGTTTTTGGCAACTCAGTCCCTCCTGCCCATCGTAAGCGCTTTCGCAAAGACTGCCAATATCGATGTGGAAACCAAGAATATTTCTCTGGCTGGCCGTATTTTGGCAGCTTTCGGCAAGGCCGAAGACGACCTGGCTTTCCTGGGTAAGCTCTCCCTGGATGCAAGCGCCAATATCATCAAGCTCCCCAACATTTCCGCTTCCGTTCCTCAGTTGAAGGCCGCTATCGCCGAACTGAAGGCTAACGGCTACGACCTGCCGGATTATCCGGATGCTCCTGCTACCGAAGAAGAAAAGGAAATCCGCGCCAAGTACGACAAGGTGAAGGGCTCCGCAGTGAACCCGGTGCTCCGTCAGGGTAACTCTGACCGTCGCGCTCCCAAGGCTGTTAAGAACTACGCCAAGAAGAACCCCCACAAGATGGGTGCCTGGACTGCCGACAGCAAGACTCATGTTTCTTACATGACCGCTGACGATTTCTACGGTAACGAAAAGTCTGTCACCATCGCTGACGCCGATACCTTCAAGATTGAATTTGTGGCTGCTGATGGTTCCGTTACTGAACTCCGCGCTGCAAAGCCCACTCTGGCTGGCGAAATCCTGGATGCTACCGTGCTCCGCATGGCTGCTCTCGAAAAGTTCGTTGCCGACCAGATGGCTGATGCCAAGGCAAAGGGTGTGCTCTTTTCCGTGCATCTGAAGGCTACCATGATGAAGGTTTCCGACCCCGTCATGTTTGGCGCTTTCGTTCGCGTGTTCTTCAAGGACGTTTTCACCAAGTATGCCGACCTGTTCAAGGAACTGGGCATCGACGCCAACAACGGTCTGGGCGACCTCTACAAGCGTCTGGAAGGCAATGCCAAGGAAGCTGAAGTCAAGGCTGCAATCGATGCTGCTCTGGCCAACGGCCCGGCTCTCGCCATGGTGGATTCCGACAAGGGTATTACCAACCTCCACGTTCCCAGCGACGTGATTATCGACGCCTCCATGCCGGCCATGATCCGTAACTCCGGTATGATGTGGAACAAGGAAGGCAAGCTCCAGGAAGTGAAGGCTTGCATTCCGGACCGCTGCTATGCAGGTATCTACGAAGCTACCGTTGATTTCCACAAGAAGAACGGCGCATTCGATCCCACTACTATGGGCTCCACCTCCAACGTGGGCCTCATGGCTCAGGGTGCCGAAGAATACGGCTCTCACGATAAGACCTTCATTGCCAAGGGCAAGGGCGTTATCCGTGCTGTGAACAGCAAGGGTGAAGTTCTCCTTTCTCAGGACGTTGAAGCCGGCGACATCTTCCGTATGTGCCAGGCCAAGGACGCTCCCATCAAGGACTGGGTCAAGCTGGCTGTGAACCGCGCCCGCGTTTCCAACACTCCCGCTATTTTCTGGCTGGACCCCCAGCGTGCCCACGACCGCGAAATCCAGAAGAAGGTGGAAGTCTACCTGAAGGATTACGACCTCTCCGGTCTCGACATCAAGATTATGGACCCCAAGTCCGCAGTTACCGAATCCCTGACCCGCGCCAAGGCCGGTCTCGATACCATCAGCGTTACCGGTAACGTCATGCGAGACTACCTCACTGACCTGTTCCCGATTTTGGAACTTGGCACTTCCGCCAAGATGTACTCCATCGTGCCGCTCATGGCTGGTGGTGGCCTCTTCGAAACTGGTGCAGGTGGCTCCGCTCCTAAGCAGGTCCAGCAGTTCCTTGCTGAAAACTACCTGCGTTGGGACTCCCTGGGTGAATACTTCGCCCTGGTTCCTTCCTTCGAACAGATTGCCTCTACTACCGGCAACAAGAAGGCTAAGGTCCTGGCTGACACTCTGGACGAAGCTAACGGTCGCATTCTTGAAAACAACCGCACTCCGGCCCGTAAGCTGGGCGACCTGGATAACCGCGGTTCCCACTTCTACCTGGCTATGTACTGGGCCGAAGCCCTTGCCGCACAGACTGCCGATGCAGAACTGGCTGCAAAGTTCGCTCCCGTAGCCGCAGCCCTTACCGCTGGCGAAAAGGACATCGTTGCCGCTTACGCTGCAGAACAAGGTAAGCCCGCTGACATCGGCGGTTACTACCTGCCCAAGGCTGAACTCCTCAAGAAGTGGATGCGCCCTGTGGAACAGTTCAACAAGGTCATCGACGCTATCTAA